In Humulus lupulus chromosome 6, drHumLupu1.1, whole genome shotgun sequence, a single genomic region encodes these proteins:
- the LOC133786112 gene encoding rust resistance kinase Lr10-like: MDDLSNKLVGTPKKREWLQLLLVAERGASHGDECKEARCGEKGPPIRSPFRLKGRQPPHCGLTGFDLSCFTTGSFEIVLGFLATFYVYHIEKQKRENGLRIEKFLEDYIALKPSRYTYADVKNITNDFKDKLGEGAYGIVFKGALSNDILVAVKILNNVEKGNGEEFINEVATIGQIHHVNVVRLVGYCADGFRRALVYEFLPNDSLEKYISIRRSTGTEICSLSWEKLFDIALGTAKGIEYLHQDCDKRIIHFDIKPQNILLDHNFKPKIADFGLAKLCSKDQSIVSMTTARGTIGYIAPEVFSRNFGNVSYKSDVYSFGMLLLEIVGGRRNNNMNEIYYPEWIFNLLEEGEDLRVYINSEEGDDKIPKKLAIVGLRCIQWHPTDRPTMKDVIQMLEGNEELSIPPNPFSSTNSSKLYTKMPNRIMANLELETIAE, from the exons CCAATCAGATCCCCTTTCCGACTCAAAGGCAGGCAACCACCCCATTGTGGCCTCACTGGCTTCGATCTCTCAT GTTTTACTACAGGATCATTTGAAATCGTACTTGGGTTCCTTGCAACATTTTATGTCTATCATATAGAAAAACAGAAGAGAGAAAATGGATTGAGAATAGAAAAGTTTCTGGAGGATTACATAGCATTAAAGCCATCAAGATATACATATGCCGATGTGAAGAATATCACAAATGATTTCAAAGACAAGTTGGGAGAAGGAGCATATGGAATAGTATTTAAAGGGGCGCTTTCCAATGACATCCTCGTCGCTGTGAAGATTTTGAACAACGTCGAAAAGGGAAATGGGGAAGAGTTCATCAATGAAGTAGCCACAATAGGTCAAATTCACCATGTCAATGTGGTTCGTTTGGTTGGTTATTGTGCTGATGGGTTTAGAAGAGCTCTAGTTTACGAATTCTTACCTAACGATTCTCTAGAGAAGTACATATCAATACGAAGGTCAACCGGCACTGAAATCTGTTCACTTAGTTGGGAGAAACTGTTCGACATTGCTTTAGGTACAGCTAAAGGAATCGAGTATCTCCACCAAGATTGTGATAAACGAATCATTCATTTTGATATCAAGCCCCAAAACATCTTGTTAGACCACAATTTTAAACCAAAGATTGCTGATTTTGGTCTTGCCAAGTTATGTTCAAAGGATCAAAGCATAGTGTCGATGACTACAGCTAGAGGAACCATAGGGTATATTGCACCTGAAGTATTCTCTAGGAACTTTGGAAATGTGTCCTACAAGTCAGATGTTTATAGTTTTGGAATGTTGTTACTCGAAATTGTTGGAGGCAGGAGAAATAACAACATGAATGAAATTTATTATCCAGAATGGATTTTTAATCTTTTAGAAGAAGGAGAAGATCTTCGAGTCTATATCAATAGTGAGGAAGGAGATGATAAGATTCCAAAAAAACTTGCAATTGTAGGACTTCGGTGCATTCAATGGCACCCAACAGATCGTCCGACTATGAAAGATGTGATTCAGATGTTGGAAGGAAATGAAGAATTAAGCATCCCACCAAATCCATTTTCATCCACAAATTCATCCAAATTATACACCAAGATGCCGAATAGAATTATGGCAAACTTAGAATTAGAAACTATAGCTGAATAA
- the LOC133783413 gene encoding rust resistance kinase Lr10-like, whose product MVYKWRRRHLSMYDGIEDFLQSHNNLMPIRYSYRDIMKMTKGFKEKLGEGGFGTVYKGQLCSGPFVAVKMLGQSKSNGQDFINEVATIGRIHRVNVVRLIGFCVQGTRRALIYDFMSNGSLDKYIFSRETTNVSLSFTQIFDISLGIARGIEYLHQGCDIHILHFDIKPHNILLDENFIPKVSDFGLARSCTLDNSLVSLTAARGTMGYIAPELFYKNIGRVSSKSDVYSFGMLLMEMANQRKNVKTLTENSSHIYLPLWIHKQLIKGNDIKIDELVTKEESESIKKMVIVALWCIQLKPSDRSTMSQAIEMLEGKFECLQIPTNLHLYPQQQECNNNNDGANETPPSLTLPR is encoded by the coding sequence ATGGTGTATAAATGGAGAAGACGACATTTATCAATGTACGATGGCATCGAAGATTTTCTCCAAAGTCATAACAACCTCATGCCTATACGATATTCTTATCGAGACATTATGAAGATGACGAAAGGTTTTAAGGAGAAACTGGGTGAAGGAGGATTTGGAACTGTATATAAAGGACAACTTTGTAGTGGTCCTTTTGTTGCAGTCAAAATGTTGGGACAATCCAAGAGTAATGGCCAAGATTTCATCAATGAGGTTGCTACTATAGGAAGGATTCACCGTGTCAATGTGGTGCGattaattggattttgtgttcaAGGTACAAGGCGGGCTCTTATATACGATTTCATGTCTAATGGATCTCTAGACAAGTACATCTTTTCACGAGAAACAACTAATGTCTCCTTAAGTTTTACCCAAATATTTGATATCTCACTTGGAATAGCTCGTGGTATTGAGTATCTTCATCAAGGATGTGACATACATATACTTCATTTTGATATCAAGCCTCACAACATTCTATTAGATGAAAATTTCATtccaaaagtttctgacttcGGGCTAGCAAGATCATGTACGTTGGATAATAGCTTAGTATCTTTAACTGCTGCAAGAGGAACCATGGGTTATATAGCTCCAGAATTGTTCTATAAAAACATTGGAAGAGTATCTAGCAAATCTGATGTGTACAGTTTTGGAATGCTGTTAATGGAAATGGCAAATCAACGAAAAAATGTGAAAACATTGACTGAAAACTCAAGCCACATTTATTTGCCTTTATGGATACACAAGCAACTCATTAAAGGAAATGACATAAAAATTGACGAGCTTGTCACAAAAGAAGAATCAGAATCAATAAAAAAGATGGTCATTGTTGCGTTGTGGTGTATACAACTGAAGCCTTCTGATCGTTCTACGATGAGCCAAGCCATAGAAATGCTTGAAGGTAAGTTTGAATGCCTACAAATACCCACAAATCTTCATTTATATCCTCAACAACAAGAGtgcaataataataatgatggtGCTAATGAGACACCTCCCTCATTAACATTGCCTAGATAG
- the LOC133786113 gene encoding uncharacterized protein LOC133786113, which produces MEPILLLLLVITLLHAISAENMRSVSCSSSCGSISNIKYPFRLTTDPSNCGDFRYTLSCENNITVLNLPLHQRHKIYDGRSHVNYQRYYVREINYNNYTIRVVDPIFEKHQNVSSLITISNLSNENFYEYDSYRPKLAKMVVLLSCERVVINPSYIDAHPCVPNNNNWSYYLLEQVSLSELEESCWIKQVTFIDESYHYASSLSCHGINKKLAHGFQLSWIQIFDKSKDHRQICSLNEKSNKVRCRYRYGCVTKDSFQPKNQRFCEVSFEIIFRQVMFYTKCKG; this is translated from the exons ATGGAGCCGATTCTTCTTCTCTTGCTGGTCATAACGTTGCTTCATGCAATTAGTGCAGAGAATATGAGATCTGTATCATGTTCTTCTTCATGCGGCAGTATCTCTAACATAAAATATCCTTTCCGGCTCACCACTGATCCTTCGAATTGTGGAGATTTCAGGTACACTCTTTCTTGCGAGAATAATATTACAGTCTTAAACTTGCCTCTTCATCAACGCCACAAAATATATGACGGTCGTTCCCATGTCAATTATCAAAGATACTATGTACGGGAGATCAACTATAACAACTATACGATTCGAGTTGTTGATCCCATTTTTGAAAAACATCAAAACGTCTCCTCGTTGATCACCATCAGTAATTTGTCCAATGAAAACTTTTATGAATATGATAGCTACAGACCAAAACTTGCAAAAATGGTAGTGTTGCTTAGCTGTGAAAGAGTAGTGATAAACCCTTCTTACATTGATGCTCATCCTTGCGTTCCAAACAATAATAATTGGTCTTATTATTTGCTGGAACAAGTGAGTCTTTCTGAGTTGGAGGAGTCCTGCTGGATAAAACAAGTAACATTCATAGATGAAAGTTATCATTATGCATCATCTTTATCATGTCATGGAATCAACAAGAAGCTAGCTCATGGGTTTCAGCTTTCTTGGATCCAAATCTTTGACAAATCAAAAGATCATCGACAGATTTGTTCCCTCAATGAAAAATCCAACAAAGTTAGGTGTCGTTACCGTTATGGATGCGTCACTAAAGATAGTTTCCAACCAAAGAATCAACGATTTTGTGAGG TCTCGTTCGAAATAATTTTTCGCCAGGTtatgttttacacaaaatgtaagggataa